In Catenulispora sp. EB89, the genomic window CGTTCGCCGACGACCAGCGGCCGATGGCCTTCGAGAGCATGACCAACAACTGGCTCGCGGTGGTCGCCGGCGGCGTCGGGATGGCCGCGCTGGCCTTCTTCCCGGACGACGCCAAGCGGCTGGCCATGATCCTGAAGCGCGCGCAGAAGTCGCTGCGCCGCTTCATCGAGCACTACCCGGACGACGGCGGCTGCTCGGAGGGCATGGACTACTGGGTCTACGGCTTCGGGTACTTCGCCTACTTCGCCGAGGCGTGGCGCGAGCACGGCGGTCCGGATCTGTTGCTGGACAAGAAGATCCGCGAGATCGCGGCGTTCCCGTCCCGGGTCGGATTCGGCGACGGCCGGTTCCCGAGCTTCTCCGACGGCTCGGAGACCGCGGAGATCCCGACCGGGTTGATGTCGCGGCTGGTCGAACGGCTCGGGGTGCCGGTGCCGTATCTGACGGCCGTGCCGAGCTTCGCGTCGGACTTCTGCCATCGCTGGCCGCACCTCGCCAAGAACATCGAGTGGACGACCGAGCGCGTCCTGGACCAGCCGACCGCACCGGGCGTCGCGTATCTGCCGGATCTGGCCTGGGTCGTGGACCGCGGCGGCGAGGCGGAGTTCGCGGCCAAGGGCGGGCACAACGACGAGTTCCACAACCATCTGGACGTCGGGCAGTTCATCCTCCGCGGTCACGGCGAGACGCTGCTGATGGATCTGGGCGCCGGCGAGTACAACGCCGCCTACTTCGGGCCCGACCGGTATAAGGACGTTCATACCGCGGCCGAGGGCCATTCGATCCCGCTGATCGACGGCCGGGGGCAGCTGCCGGGCGCCGAGTACGCCGCGAAGGTCGAGCGCTTCGCCGAGACCGGCCAGGGTGCGATCCTCACCCTGGACCTGACCTCGGCGTACGAAGTCCCCGGGCTGCTCGCCGTCGGCCGCCGGTTCACCTGGCAGCGGCACGGCAGCCTGGTCGTGGTCGACCGGATCGAGACCGACCGCCCGATGCCTTTCGAGGAGGTCTTCATCAGCCGGATCCGGCCGGCGGTCGAGGCCGATCGCGTGGTGTGGGAAGGCGAGAAGGCGTGCTGCGTCCTCACGTGGAGCGGGCCGGTCGCGATGGCTCCCGCGCTGGAGACCGTCGAGACCACCGGTCATCGCGGAGAGCTGGAAAGCGTTTTCCGGATTCGGCTACGATGCTCCCTTGAGGCTGGTGGCAGCCGGCTGGAGTCCGTGTTCACCGTCGCGAGCAAGGAGCGTTGATGGCCGGCGCGTTGGATGTCCCCGAGGACCGGAACCTGTCCGAGCACACCGGCTGGACGCGGGCCCACTGGCTCGCGCAGGCCGACTACCTGCTCGACTCCTTGAAACCGTTCGCCTCGCCGAGTTCGGCGCGCTTCGAGCTGCCGGGCCGGCCCAGCGTCTCGGGCTTCGACTCGGACGCCTTGGAGGGCTTCGCCCGCACCTTCCTGCTCGCGGCGTGGCGGATCGTCGCCGACCGGGGCCAGGGGCCGGTCGCCGAGGACCTGATCGCCCGGTATTCCTCGGGCCTCGCCGCCGGTGCGGACGCCTCGCATCCCGAGGCCTGGCCTCGGATCCCGCAGGGCCGGCCGGGGCAGCCGATGGTCGAGGCGGCCTCGATCGCGCTGGGACTCCACTACACGCGCGAATGGCTCTGGGACCGGCTGGACCCGCGGGCCCAGGGGCTCGTCGCCGACTGGCTCGGCGAGTTCATCGGCAATCCGACCTGGCCGAACAACTGGATGCTGTTCCAGACGGTGACCGAGGAGTTCCTGTCCTCGATCGGCGCGCGATATGAGGAGTCCGAGATCCTTCGCGGTCTCGACGCGACCGAGGAGTGGTACGTCGGCGACGGCTGGTACACCGACGGCGCCGGCCGCAACTTCGACTACTACATCGGCTGGGCCATGCACCTGTATCCGCTGGTGTGGACGCAGATGGCCGAGGGCGGGGCGCGGGGTGAGCGGGCGCTCGCGGCGCGCGAGGTCTACCGGGACCGGCTGCGCCAGTTCCTGGAGCGCTACTTCGACTTCTTCGGCTCCGACGGCGCGCCGATCCACCAGGGCCGGTCGCTGACGTACCGGTTCGCGGCCGCCGCGCCGATCTGGGTCGGGGAGATGTTCGACTGTTCCCCTTACGACGCCGGGCTTTCGCGGCGCGCGGCCAGTGGCGTGCTGAAGCACTTCGCCGAGCACGGGGCGCCGGATGCGCGCGGTCTGCTGACCCTGGGGTGGCACGAGCCGTTCCTGCCGATGGTGCAGAACTATTCGGGCCCTGCTTCGCCCTACTGGGCCTCGAAGGGTTTCATCGGCTTGATGCTCCCGGCCGACCACAGGGTGTGGACGGCGCCGGAGTCGCCGCTGCCGGTGGAGGTCGGGAACTTCGACACCTCTATCGCGCCGGTCGGCTGGGCGCTGAGCGGGACCAAGGACGACGGCGTGGTCCGGCTGCTGAACCACGGCAGCGACAAGGCCTGGCACCACACGCCGCCGTTCGCCCCGCACACCGACGTGTTCTACTCGCCGCTGGCGTTCTCGACGGTGACCGCACCGGACACCGCGCCGGAGGCGTGGGCCAAGCGGGTCGGGAACCACGTCGCGCTGATCGCGCCGGACGGCCGGGTATCCTCGCGGGCCGTGATCGAGCCGGGTGCGACGGCCGACGGGTCCGTCTCGTCGGAGCACGTCCCGGGCTTCGAGGCCGAGCCGGACGGCGCGGTGCTGCCGATCGAGGGCGCGCGGATCTCGACCAGGGTGTCGGTGAAGGACGGTGTCGAGACCCGGGAGCACTCGGTGACGGCGCCGGCCGGCTGGACGGTGCGCGAGGGCGGGTATCCGGTCGCGGGACCTGAAGAGCCCCTGCGTGGCGAGAACGAGAAGCTGCCCGGGGCGTTCGCGGTCAACGATCTCGGGGTGATGTCGCGGATCGAGGGCCTGAGCACGTGGACCGCGGCCGGTGTGGACACCGAACTCGGCGCGAACGCGCTGGGGGCCTTCTCGGCGACGCCGTATCTGACGGCCGAGCATCCTGGCGGCACGGTGAGTTATCTGTCGAAGGTCATGGTGTATCGGCTTCCTGATGACGGTGCCGACGACGATGTCGATGGCGGAGCTGATGGCGGAGACGGGGTCGCGGAATGAGTTGGCCGTTGGCGTTCTCCACCTTGGGCTGCTCCGGGATGCCGTTGGCGGATGTCGTGGAGCTGGCGCGGTCCACAGGGTGGCTCGGGCTGGAGCTGCGCGCTGCCGATGACGAGCCTGTGCATATCGGGTTGCCTGTGGATGAGCGGGCCGCCGCGCGGGAGTTGCTGGAGTCCGGCGGCGTCACGGTGTTGGCGGTTGCTTCATATGTCAAAGTGGCCAGCGGTGCTGTCGGCGACGACGAGTGCGTCGCGGATGCGTTGGCGCACGCGGAACTCGCTCGGGATCTGGGGGCGCCTTTCGTGCGCGTCTTCCCTGGCGCGGAGGAGCCCGGGACGGAGGCGGACGCGCGCGCTGTGCGCCGATTGAATGCGATTGCGGCGCAATTGCCCGAAGGCGTCACGATTCTGTTGGAGACTCACGACAGTCATCCACAGGGTGTGGATATCGCGCGGGTGCTGTCGCAGGTTTCCGGTGATGTCGGGACGATCTGGGACGTCATGCATCCGTGGCGGACCGGCGAGCCGATCGCCGTCACGAAGGAAGTGCTGGCGCCGTATCTGCGGCACGTGCAGGTGAAGGACGTGCTGTCGCCGGAGGAGCGGACGCCGTTGCCGCTCGGCGAGGGCACGATCCCGCTGCCCGAGTTCTACGCCGCGTTGCGGGAGCTGGGGTATGAGGGCTGGGTGTCGTTGGAGTGGGAGTCCAAGTGGCACCCCGAGGCGGTGCCGCTGGCCGAGGCGTTGAAGGTGAAGCCGGTCTTCGGCTGAGGCCGTCGCCGACTCAGACGTTGATCCGCGGCCGCACCGAATCCCGCAGCACGATGTGGGTGCCCAGCATCACGTGCTGGTTCGGGGCGGCCGCTTCGTCGCGGTGCAGGGCCAGGCGGACGGCTTCGCGGCCGAGTTCCATGTGCGGGATCGAGACGGTGGTCAGCGCCGGGTAGAGGTCCTGCGCTTCTTGCTCGTCGTTGTATCCGATCACCGACACGTCGTCCGGCACCGATACCCCGGCCTCCCGGAACGCGACGAGTGCGCGGGCCGCGATGTGGTCGTCCCAGGCGAAGACCGCGGTGAAGTCCGGCGGGCCCGCGGCCAGCCGCTTCTTGAGCTCGGCGTAGGCGAACGGCGGGAGTTGGTTGCCGACGATCACCAGGCTCGGGTCCTCGGCGACGCCGTAAGCCTGGATGGCGCGGCGGTAGCCGTCGAGGCGGTCGCGGGTCGTGGTGTTCTGCGGGTCGCCGCCGATGAACAGGACCCTGCGATGCCCCTGGGACAGCAGGTGGCTGGTCGCGGCGAAGGCGCCGCCGGCGTTGTCGTACTCGACCACCGTCACCGGCAGGTTCTCGCCGGGCGAGGGGCGTCCGCAGACCACGAGGCGTGAGCCCGCGCTGTCCAGGAGTCGGGCCAGGCGCGCCATGTGCTCGCGGTACTCGGGGCCGTCGATGACGCCGCCGACCAGGACCACGGCGTCGACGCTCTGCTCGCGCAGCGTCTCGACCAGTTTCACCTCGCGCTCCGGGTCGCCGCCGGTGGTGCTCACCATGCACAGCCGGTCCTCGGCGACCGCCTGCTGCTCCACGCCGGAGGCGACGCGGTTGTAGAAGGGCGAGGTGAGGTTGGAGAGCAGGACCGCGATGATCTTGGAGCGGTTGCCGGCCAGCGCGCGGGCGTGCGCGTTGACGACGTAGTCCAGGTCGCGGACCGCGCGCAGGACCCTGGTGCGGGTGGTGGCGGCGACCGGGTAGTTGCCGGTGAGGACCCGGGAGACGGTCGCGACCGAGACCCCCGCGCGGGTGGCCACGTCGCGGATGGTCGCCGCGCGGCCTTGGGGGGAACCGGCGTCGCTGTCAGGTCGTCTCGCCACGGGGAAAGAATACGTTTTCTAAAGCGTTTCCCCTAATCATCGCGCAGAAGCACGGCCAGCTGAGTGCGCGATCGGACGCCGAGCTTTCGGTAAACACCGGTCAGCACTGATTCCACAGTCTTCACCGACAGGAACAGGTTCGCGGCGATCTCGCGGTTCGGCAGGCCCTCGGTGACCAGCGCGACGATGCGCTGCTCGGCGGCCGTCAGATACAGATCCGGCGCCGGCGCCTCGACGACCACCTCCGCAGGCTCCCACAACGGCGCCTGCGCGCGTCGGAACACCGCCTCGGCCTGGTCGTGGAAGTGCCGCGCGGAGGCCGCGCGCCGCCGCCGCTTGTCGAGGGACGCACGGGTCAGCAGCACGCGGCCGCGCTCCAGCGGCAGTCCGAGCGCGCGGAACGTGTGGTCGGCGCGGTGCAGGAGCGCTTCGGCGCGGGCGTGATCCCCTTGCGCCGCCTTGAGAACCGCGTCGGCCCGGTCCAGCGTCGCCAGCACCCCGCGCCGCTGTAGCCGCTCGGCCGCGCGCCGTGTCTCGGCGACGACCGCCGCCGCCTCCTCGGCCTGCCCGGTCGCGACCAGCACCTCGGCCAGGTCGGCGTGGAAGCGCACGGCGGCGGGATCGGCGATGCCCTGCTCGTCGACCAGGGTCCTGACCCGCTGCAGATCGTCGGCGGCGCCGGCGGTGTCGCGCAGCAGCAGGCGCACCTCGCCGGACAGCGCGAGGCAGCGCGTCATGAAGATCTGGTCCTGCTCCTGCGCCGACGCGGCGGTCCCCCGATCGGCCAGCCGCAGCGCCTCCTCCAACGTCCCCCCGGCCACCTGCGCCAGCGCCGAGGTGAACAACACCGGCCCGGGGGAGGCGCGCTCGGCACCCGGCAGCTCCTCGAGCCGCCGCGCAGCACGGATGGCGGCGGCACCGTGCCCGGCCCGCGCCTCGATCTCCACAGAACCGCGCAACAGCAGCGCCCGATCCCCATGGCTCCCGCTGCGCTCGGCATAGGAGATGAGCTGCCGGAGGTGATAGCGCGCCTCGTCGAGCTGGTCGGCGAAGAGCGCGAAGCGCACGGACAGCCAGCGCGCGGAGTTGATGAGCGAACCGGGCGCCGGATCGGGACTGTGCGCGAGCGCACGCCGCAGCACGCGCGGATAGGAGGCCTCGCCGAGCAACTGCTCGATCCGCGCGAGCATGACCAGAGCGTCGGCCTGCGACTCAGGATTCTGCGAAAGCTCCGCAGCCCGCACCGCGGCCCGCGCGGCATCATGAGCCCGCCGGTTGTCCCCGAGCGCGAGATGCGCATGCCACGCGACGCGCAGATGCACGGCGGAAAGCAGCGCCGGATCAGCGGCGGCCTCGGCATCGGCCAACGCGCGGCCAAGAATGTCATCAAGCCCACCGACCGCCTGCCCGGCCGCATCGACCACAGCGAGCCGAGCCCGGGCGCGCGCCGCATGATCGGACTCGGTGCGATCCAACCGCGCGACCGCGGTACGCGCGAGGTGCGAGCGACCGGCGGCCGCGGCATCCGTCGCGGCGGCGAGGAGGAGAGCGGCGATGGCGGTGGGGCGCGCGGCGGGGGGCGGCGGGGCGGAGCCTGGGCTCGGCGGCGAGGCTGCGAGATGCGGCGGGCGGTCGGCGGCCAGCGAGGCAGGCCCGATGAGGTGCTGCGGCTGGTCGGCGGCAGGGCTGGTTGAACCGGCTGTGGGATCGGCGGTCGGCGGCGGCGAAGCGGCGAGGTGCGGCGCGTGCTCGGCTGCTTGCAAGGCCTGCGGCCCGGCGCCGAGGAGGGTCGAGCCAGCGGCTGGCGCAGGCGGCGGTGTGCCGGTGGAGTGTGGCGGGCCGTCGGTAGCGGAAGCGGCAGATCCGGCGAGGTGCGGCGCGTGCTCGGCGGTGGAATCAGTGGCGAGATCTGGTGCGGCGGCCGGATGCCCAGCCCGAGCCGTCCCGCTGACCGGAGCCGGCAGCGCCGCGAGCGAGCCGTTCGCCGCCTCCCGCGCGGCCGCCTCGTGCGTCTCCGCCTCCCGCGCCGGCATCATCTCCGCCGCCAGCAGCCACAACTCCGCCGCGCGGCCTGGATCCCCGCGTCGGCGTACTGCGCGGGCGGCGATGGCCAGGTCCGAGGCCATCTCCAGGTCGGGCCGGTCGCGGGCGGCGGAGGCCCGGTGCCACAGGCGGGCCGTTGGGTCCGTCGTGGTTTCGGCGAGCAGTAGGTGCGCGGTGCGCAGCGTCTCCTGCGATGCGTCGGCGAGCACTGTGTCGCGGACCGCTGTGGCCGGGAAGCTGACTGTTCCGTGCACGTCCACCGCGATCAGTCCGGCCTGCTCCGCACAGGACAGCGCCTCCAGCGTGTCCGGGCCGGCGGTGCGGCGCAGTGTCGTTATCGACGGATCTGCTGCCAGTGCGGCGATCAGCAGAGTGCGCCAGACTCCGTCCGGCGTCGGCAGTTCGTCGATCCAGCCGCGGATGCAGCGCCGTGCCGCCGCCGGTGTCGTCACCACGTCCAGGGCGCCTGATGACGCGTCCAGCCCGCGCGCGATCTCCACCGTCAGCCGTGCGTTCCCGCCGGCCGCGGAGTGGACGCGGGCCGCGACGCGGAAGCCGATTCCGCGCTGCTGCAACAGTGTCGTGGTCTGCTCCGCCGTCAGCGGGGGGACCGTCAGTTCCAGGGCGTCGCGGCCCAGCAGGTCCACCGGGCCGCCGGGGCGGGTGGCCGCGACCACCGGGATGCCGTGTCGGGCGAGGTACGCCACCACGTCCAGGCTCTCCGCGTCCCACCACTGCATGTCGTCGACCAGCAGGAGGATGCGTTTGTCCGGCGGCACCGCGTTGTCTATGCAGGCCCGCGCGGCTAAGCGAATCGCCACGCGGTCGGGCGTTCCGGGTATGCGCCGTAACGCCTGGCGGACTGCCGCGAGCCAGGGGTCGGGCAGATCGGGTGCCTCGGACAGGAGATCGGCTAATGCGGCGAAGGGGACATTGCGGTCAGCCGGCGCCGCCGTCAGCCACACCACATGATCGTCGCGGGTGATCCAGGGCTCTGCGACCGCGTCCAGCAGGGCCGACTTGCCGCGGCCGGGCGGGGCGGCCAATGACGTCGGGAGGCCGTCGGCGGCGCGCGCGACCAGCGCGGCGACGAGCTCCCCATGCCCGATCATGTCAAGTCCTTGGCGGTCGCGGTGCCGGTGACGGCTGCGGGTCCCGAACCCGGTGGGGCGTGGGGGCCGTTCGGGGAAGGTTACGCCGTGCATGCCCGCGGTCACAAGAGTTCTCGCTGTGTTCCGGGCCACGACGCCAGAAGTAAAGAGCTGGTCATGCCGGAGCTGTTCAAGGGTTTCCCCCGATGCGGTCGGACCGGGCCTTCAGCAAATTCTTAGCTCGCCACCTTTCCCCTCTACCCCACAGAAGGCGGAGATGAAAAACACGTACACGCGGCGACGAGCCGCGGCGGCCGGAGCGGCTGTCGCCACCATGGCGGCCGGCTTCGGTCTCATGGCGGCCTCTGCGCAGACCGCGCAGGCCTGGGACATCAACCCGGCGTCCTGCAGGCACGCCCCGCACCACCAGCACAACCACGGCGTGCAGCTTACGGCGACACAGACTCTGTGCGACCGTATAAACGCCGCCGGAACGGCGGCCGCGACCGGCTCCGAGACGCTGTCGTACGGCGGCGGCACGGACGGCATCGGCGTGCTGGACGGCCACGCCAAGGTGTACCTCGTGTTCTACGGGACCCAGTGGGGTACCCAGAGCACCGACTCCAACGGGCTCGCGAACTTCTCGGGCGACCCGGACAGCGCGGCCCCGGTCGTGCAGAAGATGTTCAAGGACATCGGCACCGGCGGCGAGACCTGGTCGGCCGACCTCACCCAGTGGTGCGACGGCCCCAACGTGGCCAGCGGCGCGACCAGCTGCCCGAGCAACGCCAGCTTCGTGCCCTACCAGACCGGCGGCGTGCTGTCCGGTGTCTGGTACGACAACTCCGGGGCCTCCCCCTCGGCGGCGACCGGCCACCAGCTGGGCGTGGAGGCGGTGAACGCGGCCGGGCACTTCGGCAACACCACCGCGGCGGCGAACCGCGACGCGTACTACGTGATCCTGTCCCCGCACGGCACCGACCCGGACGGCTACCAGGACCCCAACACCGGCTACTGCGCCTGGCACGACTGGAACGGCGACACCACGCTGAACGGCGGCGCGGTCACCAGCAACTACGGCGACATCGCGTTCTCCAACCAGCCGTACAACATGGACGTGGGCCAGACCTGCGGCACCAACTTCATCAACTCCGGCGGCAACGGCGTCCTCGACGGTTACACGATGACCCTCGGCCACGAGTGGCACGAGATGATGTCGGACCAGAACCCGGCCGGCGGCTGGACCAACCACGACTCGTCGAGCTCCTACTACCAGCAGGAGAACTCCGACGAGTGCGCGTGGCTGCAGCCCGGCACCACCGGCGGCGCGGCCAACGTCACCATGGGCTCGGACTCGTTCGCCGAGCAGGCCAGCTGGTCCAACGACACCAACGGCTGCGCGATCTCGCACCAGATCCTGACGCACGGCAACGGCGGCGGCACCGGCACGGTGTCCGTCACGCAGCCGGCCGCGCAGACCTCGACCGTCGGCACCGCGGTGTCGCTGCAGGTCCAGGCCTCCGACTCGGACTCGACGCAGACCCTGACCTACTCGGCCACCGGGCTGCCCGCGGGCGTCACCATCAACAGTGGTAGCGGCCTGATCTCCGGCACCCCGACCACGGCCGGCAGCTCGTCGGTGACGGTCACGGCCACCGACGGCACCGGGGCCTCCGGCTCGGCGTCCTTCGGCTGGACCGTGAACTCCACCACCGGCGGCGGCAACGTCATCGTCAACGGCGGCTTCGAGAACGGCTCGCTGTCCGGCTGGACCGCCTCCGGCGTCACCGCCGCGACCACCTCCGGACCGCACTCCGGCGGCTACGCGGCCGAGCTCGGCAACACCAACCCGAGCAGCACCTCGTCCATCGCCCAGACCTTCAAGGCCGGCACGGGCAACAGCAATCTGGCCTTCTGGTACAACGTGACCTGTGACGACACCGTCCAGTACGACTGGGCCACGGCGACGCTGAAGG contains:
- a CDS encoding heparinase II/III family protein — translated: MNYLAALEDEVRDVVARAAGSAAPELTFTLYREFGDTGHRYGYEHPYFERRGRLVAAGAAAMFDVRADGVVSADVLSVLADELWRVCDEYTWALPAHVYHARDGDMRRCVDLFAAETAHSVAELIGRFGKQLPEDVTMRCREELLDRVFIPFADDQRPMAFESMTNNWLAVVAGGVGMAALAFFPDDAKRLAMILKRAQKSLRRFIEHYPDDGGCSEGMDYWVYGFGYFAYFAEAWREHGGPDLLLDKKIREIAAFPSRVGFGDGRFPSFSDGSETAEIPTGLMSRLVERLGVPVPYLTAVPSFASDFCHRWPHLAKNIEWTTERVLDQPTAPGVAYLPDLAWVVDRGGEAEFAAKGGHNDEFHNHLDVGQFILRGHGETLLMDLGAGEYNAAYFGPDRYKDVHTAAEGHSIPLIDGRGQLPGAEYAAKVERFAETGQGAILTLDLTSAYEVPGLLAVGRRFTWQRHGSLVVVDRIETDRPMPFEEVFISRIRPAVEADRVVWEGEKACCVLTWSGPVAMAPALETVETTGHRGELESVFRIRLRCSLEAGGSRLESVFTVASKER
- a CDS encoding DUF2264 domain-containing protein gives rise to the protein MAGALDVPEDRNLSEHTGWTRAHWLAQADYLLDSLKPFASPSSARFELPGRPSVSGFDSDALEGFARTFLLAAWRIVADRGQGPVAEDLIARYSSGLAAGADASHPEAWPRIPQGRPGQPMVEAASIALGLHYTREWLWDRLDPRAQGLVADWLGEFIGNPTWPNNWMLFQTVTEEFLSSIGARYEESEILRGLDATEEWYVGDGWYTDGAGRNFDYYIGWAMHLYPLVWTQMAEGGARGERALAAREVYRDRLRQFLERYFDFFGSDGAPIHQGRSLTYRFAAAAPIWVGEMFDCSPYDAGLSRRAASGVLKHFAEHGAPDARGLLTLGWHEPFLPMVQNYSGPASPYWASKGFIGLMLPADHRVWTAPESPLPVEVGNFDTSIAPVGWALSGTKDDGVVRLLNHGSDKAWHHTPPFAPHTDVFYSPLAFSTVTAPDTAPEAWAKRVGNHVALIAPDGRVSSRAVIEPGATADGSVSSEHVPGFEAEPDGAVLPIEGARISTRVSVKDGVETREHSVTAPAGWTVREGGYPVAGPEEPLRGENEKLPGAFAVNDLGVMSRIEGLSTWTAAGVDTELGANALGAFSATPYLTAEHPGGTVSYLSKVMVYRLPDDGADDDVDGGADGGDGVAE
- a CDS encoding sugar phosphate isomerase/epimerase family protein; this encodes MSWPLAFSTLGCSGMPLADVVELARSTGWLGLELRAADDEPVHIGLPVDERAAARELLESGGVTVLAVASYVKVASGAVGDDECVADALAHAELARDLGAPFVRVFPGAEEPGTEADARAVRRLNAIAAQLPEGVTILLETHDSHPQGVDIARVLSQVSGDVGTIWDVMHPWRTGEPIAVTKEVLAPYLRHVQVKDVLSPEERTPLPLGEGTIPLPEFYAALRELGYEGWVSLEWESKWHPEAVPLAEALKVKPVFG
- a CDS encoding LacI family DNA-binding transcriptional regulator; the protein is MARRPDSDAGSPQGRAATIRDVATRAGVSVATVSRVLTGNYPVAATTRTRVLRAVRDLDYVVNAHARALAGNRSKIIAVLLSNLTSPFYNRVASGVEQQAVAEDRLCMVSTTGGDPEREVKLVETLREQSVDAVVLVGGVIDGPEYREHMARLARLLDSAGSRLVVCGRPSPGENLPVTVVEYDNAGGAFAATSHLLSQGHRRVLFIGGDPQNTTTRDRLDGYRRAIQAYGVAEDPSLVIVGNQLPPFAYAELKKRLAAGPPDFTAVFAWDDHIAARALVAFREAGVSVPDDVSVIGYNDEQEAQDLYPALTTVSIPHMELGREAVRLALHRDEAAAPNQHVMLGTHIVLRDSVRPRINV
- a CDS encoding LuxR C-terminal-related transcriptional regulator, whose translation is MIGHGELVAALVARAADGLPTSLAAPPGRGKSALLDAVAEPWITRDDHVVWLTAAPADRNVPFAALADLLSEAPDLPDPWLAAVRQALRRIPGTPDRVAIRLAARACIDNAVPPDKRILLLVDDMQWWDAESLDVVAYLARHGIPVVAATRPGGPVDLLGRDALELTVPPLTAEQTTTLLQQRGIGFRVAARVHSAAGGNARLTVEIARGLDASSGALDVVTTPAAARRCIRGWIDELPTPDGVWRTLLIAALAADPSITTLRRTAGPDTLEALSCAEQAGLIAVDVHGTVSFPATAVRDTVLADASQETLRTAHLLLAETTTDPTARLWHRASAARDRPDLEMASDLAIAARAVRRRGDPGRAAELWLLAAEMMPAREAETHEAAAREAANGSLAALPAPVSGTARAGHPAAAPDLATDSTAEHAPHLAGSAASATDGPPHSTGTPPPAPAAGSTLLGAGPQALQAAEHAPHLAASPPPTADPTAGSTSPAADQPQHLIGPASLAADRPPHLAASPPSPGSAPPPPAARPTAIAALLLAAATDAAAAGRSHLARTAVARLDRTESDHAARARARLAVVDAAGQAVGGLDDILGRALADAEAAADPALLSAVHLRVAWHAHLALGDNRRAHDAARAAVRAAELSQNPESQADALVMLARIEQLLGEASYPRVLRRALAHSPDPAPGSLINSARWLSVRFALFADQLDEARYHLRQLISYAERSGSHGDRALLLRGSVEIEARAGHGAAAIRAARRLEELPGAERASPGPVLFTSALAQVAGGTLEEALRLADRGTAASAQEQDQIFMTRCLALSGEVRLLLRDTAGAADDLQRVRTLVDEQGIADPAAVRFHADLAEVLVATGQAEEAAAVVAETRRAAERLQRRGVLATLDRADAVLKAAQGDHARAEALLHRADHTFRALGLPLERGRVLLTRASLDKRRRRAASARHFHDQAEAVFRRAQAPLWEPAEVVVEAPAPDLYLTAAEQRIVALVTEGLPNREIAANLFLSVKTVESVLTGVYRKLGVRSRTQLAVLLRDD
- a CDS encoding putative Ig domain-containing protein; amino-acid sequence: MKNTYTRRRAAAAGAAVATMAAGFGLMAASAQTAQAWDINPASCRHAPHHQHNHGVQLTATQTLCDRINAAGTAAATGSETLSYGGGTDGIGVLDGHAKVYLVFYGTQWGTQSTDSNGLANFSGDPDSAAPVVQKMFKDIGTGGETWSADLTQWCDGPNVASGATSCPSNASFVPYQTGGVLSGVWYDNSGASPSAATGHQLGVEAVNAAGHFGNTTAAANRDAYYVILSPHGTDPDGYQDPNTGYCAWHDWNGDTTLNGGAVTSNYGDIAFSNQPYNMDVGQTCGTNFINSGGNGVLDGYTMTLGHEWHEMMSDQNPAGGWTNHDSSSSYYQQENSDECAWLQPGTTGGAANVTMGSDSFAEQASWSNDTNGCAISHQILTHGNGGGTGTVSVTQPAAQTSTVGTAVSLQVQASDSDSTQTLTYSATGLPAGVTINSGSGLISGTPTTAGSSSVTVTATDGTGASGSASFGWTVNSTTGGGNVIVNGGFENGSLSGWTASGVTAATTSGPHSGGYAAELGNTNPSSTSSIAQTFKAGTGNSNLAFWYNVTCDDTVQYDWATATLKDNTTGTTKTVLAKTCTNPTSGWKQVTAAVTAGHSYTLTLTNHDDNYPGDPTYTLYDDVTVS